One window from the genome of Dermacentor silvarum isolate Dsil-2018 chromosome 7, BIME_Dsil_1.4, whole genome shotgun sequence encodes:
- the LOC119457575 gene encoding MAP3K12-binding inhibitory protein 1-like isoform X4, protein MVEACLKQCTKVFSVLLEAGVLQSFRFEYDTYCVEPSTECSASLGSALDELIRRFQEYKINDRIEAFITRKRKEVDEWNVQEFCCSKASEVDTDAVSRVVNQWGPMTKLMRPTTSHTQSPVKQEHSATIPEGIEERLRNMESHLKLKSGCAVPHDVYARLKQLEDRILYLEGISPDYFSVTAHSAPSAQASQSGDTSRQYEDWSMSQIESRINLLQSRLREKAEAASEPSTSSMAL, encoded by the exons ATGGTAGAAGCCTGTTTAAAGCAGTGTACGAAAGTGTTTTCAGTC CTACTAGAGGCCGGAGTCTTGCAATCGTTTCGCTTCGAGTACGACACCTATTGTGTAGAACCGTCAACGGAATGCTCCGCTTCTCTGGGATCTGCATTAGATGAGTTGATTCGTCGCTTTCAGGAGTACAAG ATCAATGATAGGATTGAAGCATTTATAACCAGAAAACGGAAGGAAGTTGATGAATGGAATGTCCAGGAGTTCTGCTGCTCAAAAGCAAGCGAAGTTGACACCGATGCAG TTTCCAGGGTTGTGAACCAGTGGGGTCCAATGACTAAACTTATGAGGCCTACAACTAGCCACACGCAAAGCCCCGTCAAACAAGAGCATTCGGCCACTATACCAGAAGGAATTGAAGAAAGGTTGCGTAACATGGAGTCCCACCTGAAGTTGAAATCTG GGTGTGCTGTGCCCCACGACGTCTATGCTCGGCTCAAACAGCTGGAAGACAGAATCTTGTACCTTGAAGGAATATCGCCAGACTATTTCAGTGTGACG GCTCATTCGGCGCCTTCTGCTCAAGCTAGTCAGTCTGGTGATACTTCAAGACAGTACGAG GATTGGAGCATGTCCCAGATTGAAAGCAGGATCAATCTCCTCCAGAGCCGTCTGAGAGAGAAGGCAGAAGCAGCATCGGAGCCGTCTACTTCATCTATGGCGCTTTGA
- the LOC119457575 gene encoding MAP3K12-binding inhibitory protein 1-like isoform X3: MVEACLKQCTKVFSVLLEAGVLQSFRFEYDTYCVEPSTECSASLGSALDELIRRFQEYKINDRIEAFITRKRKEVDEWNVQEFCCSKASEVDTDAEQSCARVDSVFVPRSGGSSHVKVSRVVNQWGPMTKLMRPTTSHTQSPVKQEHSATIPEGIEERLRNMESHLKLKSGCAVPHDVYARLKQLEDRILYLEGISPDYFSVTAHSAPSAQASQSGDTSRQYEDWSMSQIESRINLLQSRLREKAEAASEPSTSSMAL, encoded by the exons ATGGTAGAAGCCTGTTTAAAGCAGTGTACGAAAGTGTTTTCAGTC CTACTAGAGGCCGGAGTCTTGCAATCGTTTCGCTTCGAGTACGACACCTATTGTGTAGAACCGTCAACGGAATGCTCCGCTTCTCTGGGATCTGCATTAGATGAGTTGATTCGTCGCTTTCAGGAGTACAAG ATCAATGATAGGATTGAAGCATTTATAACCAGAAAACGGAAGGAAGTTGATGAATGGAATGTCCAGGAGTTCTGCTGCTCAAAAGCAAGCGAAGTTGACACCGATGCAG aacaAAGTTGTGCCCGGGTTGATTCTGTCTTTGTGCCCAGGTCTGGTGGAAGCAGCCATGTCAAAG TTTCCAGGGTTGTGAACCAGTGGGGTCCAATGACTAAACTTATGAGGCCTACAACTAGCCACACGCAAAGCCCCGTCAAACAAGAGCATTCGGCCACTATACCAGAAGGAATTGAAGAAAGGTTGCGTAACATGGAGTCCCACCTGAAGTTGAAATCTG GGTGTGCTGTGCCCCACGACGTCTATGCTCGGCTCAAACAGCTGGAAGACAGAATCTTGTACCTTGAAGGAATATCGCCAGACTATTTCAGTGTGACG GCTCATTCGGCGCCTTCTGCTCAAGCTAGTCAGTCTGGTGATACTTCAAGACAGTACGAG GATTGGAGCATGTCCCAGATTGAAAGCAGGATCAATCTCCTCCAGAGCCGTCTGAGAGAGAAGGCAGAAGCAGCATCGGAGCCGTCTACTTCATCTATGGCGCTTTGA
- the LOC119457575 gene encoding MAP3K12-binding inhibitory protein 1-like isoform X2 — MVEACLKQCTKVFSVLLEAGVLQSFRFEYDTYCVEPSTECSASLGSALDELIRRFQEYKDSLPFNTRQPTPKVDPKIVQIQVDRKVINDRIEAFITRKRKEVDEWNVQEFCCSKASEVDTDAVSRVVNQWGPMTKLMRPTTSHTQSPVKQEHSATIPEGIEERLRNMESHLKLKSGCAVPHDVYARLKQLEDRILYLEGISPDYFSVTAHSAPSAQASQSGDTSRQYEDWSMSQIESRINLLQSRLREKAEAASEPSTSSMAL; from the exons ATGGTAGAAGCCTGTTTAAAGCAGTGTACGAAAGTGTTTTCAGTC CTACTAGAGGCCGGAGTCTTGCAATCGTTTCGCTTCGAGTACGACACCTATTGTGTAGAACCGTCAACGGAATGCTCCGCTTCTCTGGGATCTGCATTAGATGAGTTGATTCGTCGCTTTCAGGAGTACAAG GACAGTCTCCCATTCAACACCCGACAGCCCACCCCTAAAGTTGATCCTAAGATTGTTCAAATCCAGGTTGACCGGAAAGTG ATCAATGATAGGATTGAAGCATTTATAACCAGAAAACGGAAGGAAGTTGATGAATGGAATGTCCAGGAGTTCTGCTGCTCAAAAGCAAGCGAAGTTGACACCGATGCAG TTTCCAGGGTTGTGAACCAGTGGGGTCCAATGACTAAACTTATGAGGCCTACAACTAGCCACACGCAAAGCCCCGTCAAACAAGAGCATTCGGCCACTATACCAGAAGGAATTGAAGAAAGGTTGCGTAACATGGAGTCCCACCTGAAGTTGAAATCTG GGTGTGCTGTGCCCCACGACGTCTATGCTCGGCTCAAACAGCTGGAAGACAGAATCTTGTACCTTGAAGGAATATCGCCAGACTATTTCAGTGTGACG GCTCATTCGGCGCCTTCTGCTCAAGCTAGTCAGTCTGGTGATACTTCAAGACAGTACGAG GATTGGAGCATGTCCCAGATTGAAAGCAGGATCAATCTCCTCCAGAGCCGTCTGAGAGAGAAGGCAGAAGCAGCATCGGAGCCGTCTACTTCATCTATGGCGCTTTGA
- the LOC119457575 gene encoding MAP3K12-binding inhibitory protein 1-like isoform X1 produces MVEACLKQCTKVFSVLLEAGVLQSFRFEYDTYCVEPSTECSASLGSALDELIRRFQEYKDSLPFNTRQPTPKVDPKIVQIQVDRKVINDRIEAFITRKRKEVDEWNVQEFCCSKASEVDTDAEQSCARVDSVFVPRSGGSSHVKVSRVVNQWGPMTKLMRPTTSHTQSPVKQEHSATIPEGIEERLRNMESHLKLKSGCAVPHDVYARLKQLEDRILYLEGISPDYFSVTAHSAPSAQASQSGDTSRQYEDWSMSQIESRINLLQSRLREKAEAASEPSTSSMAL; encoded by the exons ATGGTAGAAGCCTGTTTAAAGCAGTGTACGAAAGTGTTTTCAGTC CTACTAGAGGCCGGAGTCTTGCAATCGTTTCGCTTCGAGTACGACACCTATTGTGTAGAACCGTCAACGGAATGCTCCGCTTCTCTGGGATCTGCATTAGATGAGTTGATTCGTCGCTTTCAGGAGTACAAG GACAGTCTCCCATTCAACACCCGACAGCCCACCCCTAAAGTTGATCCTAAGATTGTTCAAATCCAGGTTGACCGGAAAGTG ATCAATGATAGGATTGAAGCATTTATAACCAGAAAACGGAAGGAAGTTGATGAATGGAATGTCCAGGAGTTCTGCTGCTCAAAAGCAAGCGAAGTTGACACCGATGCAG aacaAAGTTGTGCCCGGGTTGATTCTGTCTTTGTGCCCAGGTCTGGTGGAAGCAGCCATGTCAAAG TTTCCAGGGTTGTGAACCAGTGGGGTCCAATGACTAAACTTATGAGGCCTACAACTAGCCACACGCAAAGCCCCGTCAAACAAGAGCATTCGGCCACTATACCAGAAGGAATTGAAGAAAGGTTGCGTAACATGGAGTCCCACCTGAAGTTGAAATCTG GGTGTGCTGTGCCCCACGACGTCTATGCTCGGCTCAAACAGCTGGAAGACAGAATCTTGTACCTTGAAGGAATATCGCCAGACTATTTCAGTGTGACG GCTCATTCGGCGCCTTCTGCTCAAGCTAGTCAGTCTGGTGATACTTCAAGACAGTACGAG GATTGGAGCATGTCCCAGATTGAAAGCAGGATCAATCTCCTCCAGAGCCGTCTGAGAGAGAAGGCAGAAGCAGCATCGGAGCCGTCTACTTCATCTATGGCGCTTTGA